The Capra hircus breed San Clemente chromosome 25, ASM170441v1, whole genome shotgun sequence genome has a window encoding:
- the LOC102190090 gene encoding transmembrane protein 225-like isoform X1 — protein sequence MAELAFESGGLQGAPTPTPFCVPVMLTIEDRDVKGFTWAIAPALTSLGYLLILLVSIFPFWVRLVNEESQEVFFSGLFENCFHIKCWKPRPLSIYVILGRVSLLSAVVLSFLTTFIMVSFASQLFPRTRKHNFVSAFISFLTGACASLALLLHALEIQSLRMKPSPPQFSIQWPYYVLGFSILLFMVAGTICLIQEIACPRCHLLPISQSTEDTQEISYLENLDSLGGELSSTQKETLLKEETII from the exons ATGGCAGAGCTGGCATTCGAATCCGGTGGACTTCAGGgtgcacccacccccaccccattctgCGTACCG GTGATGCTGACGATAGAGGACAGAGATGTGAAGGGCTTCACCTGGGCCATAGCCCCTGCCTTGACTTCTCTGGGCTACCTGCTTATCCTGCTGGTCTCCATCTTCCCCTTCTGGGTGCGGCTGGTGAACGAGGAATCCCAGGAAGTGTTCTTCAGTGGCCTATTTGAGAACTGCTTCCATATCAAGTGCTGGAAGCCTCGACCCTTATCCA TTTACGTCATCCTCGGCCGAGTCTCCCTGCTGTCCGCTGTTGTCTTGTCTTTCCTCACCACTTTCATCATGGTGTCGTTTGCATCTCAGCTCTTTCCGAGGACCCGGAAGCACAATTTTGTGTCAGCCTTCATCAGTTTCCTCACAG GGGCTTGTGCCTCCCTGGCCTTGTTGCTGCACGCCCTGGAGATCCAGAGTCTGCGGATGAAGCCCAGCCCCCCACAGTTCTCCATACAGTGGCCTTACTACGTCCTGGGCTTCAGTATCCTTCTGTTCATGGTGGCTG GTACCATCTGCCTCATCCAAGAAATAGCCTGCCCTAGATGCCATTTGTTGCCCATTTCCCAGAGTACTGAGGACACCCAAGAGATCTCCTACCTGGAAAACCTGGATAGTCTGGGAGGAGAACTGAGCTCCACGCAGAAGGAGACGCTGCTGAAGGAAGAAACCATTATCTAG
- the LOC102190090 gene encoding transmembrane protein 225-like isoform X2 has protein sequence MGRPVMLTIEDRDVKGFTWAIAPALTSLGYLLILLVSIFPFWVRLVNEESQEVFFSGLFENCFHIKCWKPRPLSIYVILGRVSLLSAVVLSFLTTFIMVSFASQLFPRTRKHNFVSAFISFLTGACASLALLLHALEIQSLRMKPSPPQFSIQWPYYVLGFSILLFMVAGTICLIQEIACPRCHLLPISQSTEDTQEISYLENLDSLGGELSSTQKETLLKEETII, from the exons ATGGGGCGCCCA GTGATGCTGACGATAGAGGACAGAGATGTGAAGGGCTTCACCTGGGCCATAGCCCCTGCCTTGACTTCTCTGGGCTACCTGCTTATCCTGCTGGTCTCCATCTTCCCCTTCTGGGTGCGGCTGGTGAACGAGGAATCCCAGGAAGTGTTCTTCAGTGGCCTATTTGAGAACTGCTTCCATATCAAGTGCTGGAAGCCTCGACCCTTATCCA TTTACGTCATCCTCGGCCGAGTCTCCCTGCTGTCCGCTGTTGTCTTGTCTTTCCTCACCACTTTCATCATGGTGTCGTTTGCATCTCAGCTCTTTCCGAGGACCCGGAAGCACAATTTTGTGTCAGCCTTCATCAGTTTCCTCACAG GGGCTTGTGCCTCCCTGGCCTTGTTGCTGCACGCCCTGGAGATCCAGAGTCTGCGGATGAAGCCCAGCCCCCCACAGTTCTCCATACAGTGGCCTTACTACGTCCTGGGCTTCAGTATCCTTCTGTTCATGGTGGCTG GTACCATCTGCCTCATCCAAGAAATAGCCTGCCCTAGATGCCATTTGTTGCCCATTTCCCAGAGTACTGAGGACACCCAAGAGATCTCCTACCTGGAAAACCTGGATAGTCTGGGAGGAGAACTGAGCTCCACGCAGAAGGAGACGCTGCTGAAGGAAGAAACCATTATCTAG